In Neomonachus schauinslandi unplaced genomic scaffold, ASM220157v2 HiC_scaffold_567, whole genome shotgun sequence, a genomic segment contains:
- the LOC110572984 gene encoding kallikrein-15 isoform X2 encodes MWLLLTFSFLLMSAAQDDKMPGGEECEPHSQPWQVALFERGRFNCGASLISAHWVLSAAHCQTRFLRVRLGEHNLRKRDGPEQLRTVARILPHPGYEARSHRHDIMLLRLTRPARLSPQVRPVALPTRCPQPGEACVVSGWGLVSDDKPGTKGSTESQVSLPDTLHCANISVIPATSCNKDYPGRLMASMVCAGVEGRGMDSCEGDSGGPLVCGGVLQGIVSWGDVPCDATMKPGVYTKVCSYLEWIKETMKKN; translated from the exons ATGTGGCTTCTCCTCACCTTCTCCTTCCTGCTGATGTCTGCAG cccaGGACGACAAGATGCCGGGAGGTGAGGAGTGTGAGCCCCACTCCCAGCCGTGGCAAGTGGCCTTATTTGAGCGTGGGCGCTTCAACTGCGGTGCTTCTCTCATTTCCGCACACTGGGTGCTGTCTGCAGCCCACTGCCAAACCCG CTTCCTGAGAGTGCGCCTGGGCGAGCACAACCTGCGCAAGCGCGATGGCCCCGAGCAGCTGCGGACTGTGGCTCGCATCCTCCCGCACCCGGGCTACGAAGCACGCAGCCATCGCCACGACATCATGCTGCTCCGTCTAACCCGGCCCGCGCGCCTGTCCCCGCAAGTGCGCCCCGTGGCGCTGCCCACGCGTTGCCCCCAACCGGGTGAGGCCTGCGTGGTGTCTGGCTGGGGCCTGGTGTCTGATGACAAGCCTGGGACCAAAGGGAGCACAGAGTCACAAG TGAGTCTCCCGGATACGCTGCATTGTGCCAACATCAGTGTTATCCCGGCCACATCTTGTAACAAGGACTACCCAGGGCGCCTGATGGCCTCTATGGTGTGTGCAGGAGTAGAGGGCAGAGGCATGGATTCCTGTGAG GGTGACTCCGGGGGACCCCTAGTCTGTGGGGGAGTCCTGCAGGGCATTGTGTCCTGGGGTGATGTCCCCTGTGATGCTACAATGAAGCCTGGAGTCTATACCAAAGTCTGCAGCTACTTGGAGTGGATTAAGGAAACCATGAAGAAGAACTGA
- the LOC123323730 gene encoding kallikrein-1-like yields MWFLVLCLALSLAGTGAAPPIQSRIIGGWDCEQNSQPWQAALYHYSKFQCGGVLVNPQWVLTAAHCINDNYQLWLGRHNLFEHEDTAQFVQVSRSFPHPEFKLNLLKNHTQRPGEDYSHDLMLLRLAEPAQITDAVRVLDLPTQEPQLGSTCYASGWGSIEPDKFIYPDDLQCVDLKLLSNDVCAKAHSQKVTEFMLCAGHLEGGKDTCAGDSGGPLICDGVLQGITSWGHIPCGSPNMPAVYTKVISHLEWIKETMTANS; encoded by the exons ATGTGGTTCCTGGTTCTGTGCCTTGCCCTGTCCCTGGCAGGGACTG GAGCCGCGCCCCCCATCCAGTCCCGGATCATAGGAGGCTGGGACTGTGAGCAGAATTCCCAACCCTGGCAGGCAGCTCTGTACCATTACAGCAAGTTCCAGTGTGGGGGTGTCCTGGTGAACCCACAGTGGGTGCTCACAGCTGCCCACTGCATAAACga caatTACCAGCTCTGGCTGGGTCGCCACAACCTGTTCGAGCATGAAGACACAGCCCAGTTTGTCCAGGTCAGTCGTAGCTTCCCACACCCTGAATTCAAGCTGAACCTCCTAAAGAACCATACCCAGCGCCCCGGAGAGGACTATAGCCATGACCTCATGCTGCTGCGCCTGGCAGAGCCCGCCCAGATTACAGATGCTGTGAGGGTCCTGGACCTgcccacccaggaaccccaactGGGGAGCACCTGCTATGCCTCTGGCTGGGGCAGCATTGAACCAGATAAGT TCATATACCCAGACGATCTCCAGTGTGTGGACCTCAAACTCCTGTCCAATGATGTATGTGCCAAAGCCCACTCCCAGAAGGTGACAGAGTTCATGCTGTGTGCTGGACACTTGGAGGGCGGCAAGGACACCTGTGCG GGTGACTCGGGGGGTCCACTGATCTGCGATGGTGTGCTTCAAGGAATCACATCCTGGGGCCACATCCCATGTGGCAGCCCCAATATGCCCGCGGTCTACACCAAAGTGATCTCGCACCTGGAGTGGATCAAGGAGACCATGACAGCCAATTCCTGA
- the LOC110572984 gene encoding kallikrein-15 isoform X1, protein MWLLLTFSFLLMSAAAQDDKMPGGEECEPHSQPWQVALFERGRFNCGASLISAHWVLSAAHCQTRFLRVRLGEHNLRKRDGPEQLRTVARILPHPGYEARSHRHDIMLLRLTRPARLSPQVRPVALPTRCPQPGEACVVSGWGLVSDDKPGTKGSTESQVSLPDTLHCANISVIPATSCNKDYPGRLMASMVCAGVEGRGMDSCEGDSGGPLVCGGVLQGIVSWGDVPCDATMKPGVYTKVCSYLEWIKETMKKN, encoded by the exons ATGTGGCTTCTCCTCACCTTCTCCTTCCTGCTGATGTCTGCAG cagcccaGGACGACAAGATGCCGGGAGGTGAGGAGTGTGAGCCCCACTCCCAGCCGTGGCAAGTGGCCTTATTTGAGCGTGGGCGCTTCAACTGCGGTGCTTCTCTCATTTCCGCACACTGGGTGCTGTCTGCAGCCCACTGCCAAACCCG CTTCCTGAGAGTGCGCCTGGGCGAGCACAACCTGCGCAAGCGCGATGGCCCCGAGCAGCTGCGGACTGTGGCTCGCATCCTCCCGCACCCGGGCTACGAAGCACGCAGCCATCGCCACGACATCATGCTGCTCCGTCTAACCCGGCCCGCGCGCCTGTCCCCGCAAGTGCGCCCCGTGGCGCTGCCCACGCGTTGCCCCCAACCGGGTGAGGCCTGCGTGGTGTCTGGCTGGGGCCTGGTGTCTGATGACAAGCCTGGGACCAAAGGGAGCACAGAGTCACAAG TGAGTCTCCCGGATACGCTGCATTGTGCCAACATCAGTGTTATCCCGGCCACATCTTGTAACAAGGACTACCCAGGGCGCCTGATGGCCTCTATGGTGTGTGCAGGAGTAGAGGGCAGAGGCATGGATTCCTGTGAG GGTGACTCCGGGGGACCCCTAGTCTGTGGGGGAGTCCTGCAGGGCATTGTGTCCTGGGGTGATGTCCCCTGTGATGCTACAATGAAGCCTGGAGTCTATACCAAAGTCTGCAGCTACTTGGAGTGGATTAAGGAAACCATGAAGAAGAACTGA